A part of Procambarus clarkii isolate CNS0578487 chromosome 21, FALCON_Pclarkii_2.0, whole genome shotgun sequence genomic DNA contains:
- the LOC138367295 gene encoding antifreeze protein Maxi-like → MTDQSGECERLLGVNLDTILIAAPSHLLTDASPVLYLAISVVHQHIKKAKLLTFTASLLVPAATVASAAAATVAAAAAATVASAAAATVGSAAAATVASAAAAAATVASAAAATVGSAAAATVASAAAATVGSAAAATVASAAAATGCSAAAATVASAAAATVAAAAAATVASAAAATVGSAAAATVASAAAFAAAATVASAAAFAAAATVASAAAATVASAAAATVASAAAATVGSAAAATVGHDLARQGKLILDTQAVDTQAVDTQAVDTQAVDTQAVDTQAVDTQAVDTQAVDTQAVDTQAVDTQAVDTQAVDTQAVDTQAVDTQAVDTQAVDTQAVDTQAKIFSIESWECADWLQNVNIGRKLTKESFPEAVDFSNSSDARQELRIQRAVLL, encoded by the exons CTGTTCTGTATCTAGCTATATCTGTTGTGCATCAACATATAAAGAAAGCCAAGTTACTGACATTCACAGCATCGctccttgtgccag ctgctactgttgcttctgctgcagctgctactgttgctgctgctgcagctgctactgttgcttctgCTGCAGCTGCTACCGTTGGTTCTGCagcagctgctactgttgcttctgctgcagctgcagctgctactgttgcttctgCTGCAGCTGCTACCGTTGGTTCTGCagcagctgctactgttgcttctgCTGCAGCTGCTACCGTTGGTTCTGCagcagctgctactgttgcttctgCTGCAGCTGCTACCGGTTGTTCTGCagcagctgctactgttgcttctgctgcagctgctactgttgctgctgctgcagctgctactgttgcttctgCTGCAGCTGCTACCGTTGGTTCTGCagcagctgctactgttgcttctgctgctgcttttgctgcagctgctactgttgcttctgctgctgcttttgctgcagctgctactgttgcttctgctgcagctgctactgttgcttctgctgcagctgctactgttgcttctgCTGCAGCTGCTACCGTTGGTTCTGCAGCAGCTGCTACCGTTG GCCACGACTTGGCAAGACAAGGCAAGTTAATCT TAGATACTCAAGCAGTAGATACTCAAGCAGTTGATACTCAAGCAGTAGATACTCAAGCAGTAGATACTCAAGCAGTAGATACTCAAGCAGTAGATACTCAAGCAGTAGATACTCAAGCAGTTGATACTCAAGCAGTAGATACTCAAGCAGTAGATACTCAAGCAGTTGATACTCAAGCAGTTGATACTCAAGCAGTTGATACTCAAGCAGTTGATACTCAAGCAGTTGATACTCAAGCAGTTGATACTCAAGCAGTTGATACTCAAGCAAAGATATTCAGTATAGAGAGTTGGGAGTGTG CTGATTGGTTACAAAATGTGAACATTGGGAGGAAATTAACCAAAGAATCTTTCCCAGAAGCTGTAGATTTTTCAAACTCCTCCGACGCCAGGCAGGAACTGAGGATACAGCGGGCAGTACTCCTCTAA